In the genome of Phlebotomus papatasi isolate M1 chromosome 2, Ppap_2.1, whole genome shotgun sequence, one region contains:
- the LOC129803360 gene encoding oxysterol-binding protein-related protein 11, translated as MESNLEKVLNPNRSLCGQLYKYTNVVKGWQYRWFTVDAQAGTLSYYLCDTSTLSDDTNPHSVGTAPTPKNQTPRGQVHLACAVVCPSVEDSRTFTISCASGDTLKLRASDARARQEWIDGLRAITESHTLAIANDSLPAREHLAASDAMGAARQQLQATELCNATLARTIEAVQPPLNHTDPDLLMLKALSAANTQCLIQCLNLLQRYSEIQGETRSEAAF; from the exons ATGGAGTCAAACCTGGAGAAAGTTCTCAATCCCAATCGAAGTTTGTGCGGTCAATTATACAAATATACCAATGTCGTTAAAG GCTGGCAGTACCGATGGTTTACAGTGGACGCCCAGGCGGGTACACTGAGCTACTACTTGTGCGATACATCGACACTGAGTGATGACACAAATCCTCATAGCGTTGGAACAGCTCCAACCCCCAAGAATCAAACGCCCCGGGGACAGGTGCATTTGGCATGTGCTGTGGTGTGTCCCAGTGTCGAGGACTCTCGTACATTTACCATCAG cTGTGCATCAGGTGATACCCTTAAATTACGCGCTTCGGATGCAAGAGCGCGTCAGGAGTGGATAGACGGACTGCGTGCCATCACGGAAAGCCATACACTTGCGATAGCCAACGATTCTCTGCCAGCGCGTGAGCATCTGGCAGCCTCGGATGCCATGGGAGCAGCCCGACAGCAGCTGCAGGCCACGGAACTGTGCAATGCTACACTGGCTCGTACCATTGAGGCTGTCCAACCGCCTCTCAATCACACTGATCCGGATTTGTTGATGCTGAAGGCACTGTCGGCCGCCAACACGCAGTGCCTCATCCAGTGCCTGAACCTCCTGCAGCGCTATTCGGAAATTCAGGGAGAGACACGTTCAGAGGCGGCTTTTTAG